In Arcobacter sp. CECT 8983, the DNA window TTTTCCATGTAAACCAAACTTATGAAAAAAACCATCAAGTAAAAATGCAACTCTACTCATATATCCTGTTGTTTCTAAAAGTGCAATTCCAAAAAATAAAATTACAATATTTGGTAAGAATAAAATTACAGAACCAACTCCTGCAATTGCACCATCTGCTATTACTGAAGAAATTTGATTATCCCCTAAAGCATTTTTTGTGCTATCTATTAAACTTGCAAAAAATGAATCAATTATGTCCATAGGAATATTTCCCACTTCAAAAGTTAATTGAAATAACATCCACATTAAAGTAAGGAAAATAGGAAGTCCTACAAACTTGTTGATTAGGATATTATCAATTTTATCACTTAATGATTTATCTTCAATTTTTTCATTTAATTCTACAGTCTCTTTTATTGCACCTTTTGCGAATGCAAATTTTTCATCATCAAAGATATCTTTAACATTTTTAGTACGAAAATGAATATATAGATGTTCAAAAGAGCTATTAACTAAAGGTTGTAGTTCTATCCAGATAGGATCATTGTGAAATTTTATAAATGTCTTTTTATCTTCTTTTAAAAGCTTTATTGCAAGTTCCCTATAGGGAATTTTTGATGTGTATTTTTTCTCTTTTAATAAAGTACATATATTAGATATTTCTTCTTCTATAACATCTGAAAAAATAAGCTTTGAGTCAAACTTTTTTGTTTCATACTTTTTTATCAAAGTTTTTATAAGCTCATCTACTCCTTGTTTATTTTTTGCAGAAGTTTTGATACATGGTTTTCCAAGTATTTTACTTAGCTGTTCTTCATTAATTGAGATATTCTCTTTTTTTGCTTCATCACTCATATTTAAAGCAATTACCATTTTTTTATCAAGTTCTAATAATTCGGTTGTTAAATATAGATTTCTTTCAAGATTTGTTGAGTCTATAACATTTAAAATAATGTCATAGTCACTATCTTGTAAATAGTTTTTAGTTACTTTCTCTTCTAAAGTATAATCACTTAAAGAGTAAGAACCTGGTAAATCAGTAATTTGCAATAAGTAGTTTTCATATTCAAATTCTACAACTGTTTTTTCAACTGTTACACCTGAAAAGTTTCCTACTTTTAATCTTGAGTTTGAAATTGAATTGATAAGCATAGACTTACCAACATTTGGTTGTCCTACAAGGGCAATTTTTATTAGTTTTTGCATGTTTTCTTCTCTACTTCTATATATTTTGCTTCAGAGTTTCTTAGTGCAATTTTTGTATTATTTACTTTTATTTCTATAGTATTTTTTGATAGTGTTTGTTCTATAACTAATACTTCTGAGTTCCTTGTTATTCCAAAAGAGTTAAGTCTTGCTTTTAATTTATCTGTGCAGGAAATAGAAATAATTTTGCCACATTCATTTTTAGCTAGTTCATTTAAATACATTAAAATCCTTCATTAATAATGATTATCATTAGTCAATAGTACTGAAAATATACTTAAAATATTTTATTAATTTGAAAGATATAAATAAAAATTTGGGTAATATAACTAAAATTAATGCTATTTGCAAAAAAATTTAAGTAAAATTGAACTGTTTTTTGCAATAATATATAATAAAATATTTAAGGGTAGATTGATGGCAGATAGCAATGAAGTAATTGATGAACTAAAAAAGATTGTTAAACAAAAAGGTTTAAAATATACGGAACAAAGAGAAATTGTTTTAAATGTTTTACTTCACGCTGAAGAACACTTAACTGCAGAAGAAATTTATAATCTAATTAAAACAACTAATCCTGACTCTAATATAGGTATTGCTACTGTATATAGAGCATTGAGTTTCTTAGAAGAAGTTAATTTAATTGCATCAATTAACTTTGGAGTAGATGGTAAAAAGTATGAAAGTAATAAAAAAGAACACCATGATCATCTAATTTGTACATCTTGTGGAAAGATTATTGAATTTTTAGATGATGAAATTGAAAAAAGACAAGATAGAATTGCAAAAAAGAATAAATTTAAAATTACTAGCCATTCTATGCAACTTTATGGTACTTGTCCTCAGTGTCAAGAGTCAAAATAGGAAGATTTTCCTATTTAAACTCATTTTTTAAAACTTTAGCCCAGTCTTCTATTTTTTCTAAATAGTTATCATCATTTTCTATATCAACAGCTAATCCAACAAAGCAATTTTCAATAACTGCTTCAGATTTTTCAAATTCATATCCTCTAGTAGGTGTAAAACCTATAACTTGAGCATTTGCTTTTACAAGTTGAAAATAAATTTTACCCATGGCATCAAGGAAATTATTTTTGTATTTTTTTTGATTTCCAAGTCCAAATATAGCAACTTTTTTATTTTTGAAATCAATATGTGAAAACTCTTCCCATACTTTTTCCCAATCTTCTTGCATTTTGCCTGCTTCCCAAGTAGATATACCAAGGATTATGTTTTCATAATCTTGCATATATTCACAACCTGTGACTTTTAAATCATACTCTTTTATACCATCTAAACTTTTTGAGATTTGCTTTGCAACCTCTTTCGTATTACCTGTGCTACTAGCATAAAAAATTGCAATATTTCTCATGAATAATCCTTGGTAGTTTTTTATTAGTATATCAAAATTTTGTTTTTTTTGTTATAATTCGCCAATTGATATATAAGTTAAGGTTTTAATTGTTTTGAAAAAAATTCTTCTTTTTAATCTCTTCACATTATTACTTCTTGCATCAAGCATTGAACCTATTCCTACTAATATAGAATTTGATTACAATAAAGCTATTTTAGGGAAAAAACTATTTTTTGATACAAAACTTTCAAAAAACAATAGTATCTCTTGTGCAACATGTCATGACTTGAACAATGGTGGAGATGATGGATTAAAATTTTCAGTTGGAATAAATGGGCAAGTAGGGAATATTAATGCACCTACAGTTTTAAATTCTGTTTTTAACTTTAGGCAGTTTTGGGATGGAAGAGCAAAAGATTTAGCAGAACAAGCAAAAGGACCTATTGAAAACCCAATAGAGATGGGACATGAATTTAGTGAACTAATAAAAGTATTAAAAGAGAATAGTTTTTATAAAAAAAGTTTTAAATCTATATATAAAGAGGGAATTACAAAAGATAATATTGCAAATGCAATTGCAGAGTTTGAAAAAACTTTGATAACTCCTAACGCTTCTTTTGATAAATACTTAAAAGGTGATGAAAATGCAATTACGTCTTTTGAAAAAGAAGGTTTCGACTTATTCAAAGATAAGGGTTGTATTTCTTGTCATAATGGTATAAATATTGGTGGAAATTTATATAGCAAATTTGGAATGATTATAGATATTGATAGTAAAAATTTAGGTAAATATAATGTTACAAAAAATGAACTGGATAAATACTATTTTAAAGTGCCTAGTTTACGAAATATAAGTTCAACTGCTCCATATTTTCATGATGGAAGATTCAGCGATTTAAAGGAAGTGGTTAAAACTATGGCATTAGTTCAATTAGGTAGGCCAGTAACTGATTTAGAAATAGAAAAGATTGTAGCATTTCTAAAAACATTAAATGGGGAATTAAAGATAATAGAATAGATGAAAAAACTTTTTAAAACTTTTGAAATGAAGTTAGTATTTTTTACTTTCTTTATTCTTTGTCTTTTTGTATATTTATACCATATTGAAAATAGTATAAAAAATTATAGAATCTATAAAAAAGGAATGAATGATTTAAAGTTCATTAATCTTTATTTAGATAATTTTTTAGAAAAACAAGACAAATTTGTTAACTTTGATAAAATTGTAAAAAATACAAAAGAGTTTAATCAAATAATTGATGATATATTATCTAGTGAAATTAAAACAGAATTCTCTTCTATTGTTTATTTTGAATTAGCAGAAGCTCAAACTATATTTGCTGAGAAATTGGAGTATATAGAAAGATATAAGTCCTTACAAGCATCTAATTTAAACTCAATTTATTTTATCTATGATTTAAACCAACATTTTAATAAAAGTAAAATCTCAAATGAAAATAAAGTTTTAATCAATCAAACTCTATTTATTTTAATGCAAAGTTTTATTAATTTAAATGATAATAAAGAGTTATTATCTAAAAATTTGAAATTTATTAATAAATTAGCAGAAAAAGAAAAAGATAAAAGACTTGAACTTTTATATATACATACAAAAAAAACTATAGAAAAAATAGAAAAAATAAATATTATTAAGAAAAGGGTAAATGAGTTAAATTTATCTAAAAAGCTTGAGAAAGTAGATGCTTTTTTAGTAGATAGTTATAATAAAAAAATAAAGATTCAATTATTCATTGCATCTTTATTTTTTCTATTTTTGATATTTATGATTATAGTTATCTATTTTGAACATAAAATAACTAGAAAAATTAAAAATGAATTATTGGCTTTTAAGTATGCAGTTGAAAACTCTGATAACTCAATAATTCTTACAGACCCTAATCAAAATATTATATATGTAAATGAAAATTTTGAGCTTAATAGTGGATATACTAAAGAAGAAGTATTGGGTCTAAATCCAAGGTTTTTAAGTTCTGGCTCTAAGAGTGGAACATATAAACAGTTAAAAGAAAAACTTCAAAAAGGTGAAAAGTGGGAAGGTGAATTTATTAATAAAAGAAAAAATGGCTCAATTTTCTATGAAAAAGCATCTATTGTTCCTATTTTCCTTAATAATAAACTAGTTAACTACTTAGCAATAAAACTTGATATTACTAAATATGTAAAACAAAAAGAGAAGTTAGAACTATCTTCTATTGCCTTTGATAACGTTCAAGAAGGTATCCTTATTTGTGATGGTGACAAAAAAATTATCACTGTAAATAGTGCTTTTGAGAATATTTCAGGGTATGATAAATCTGAGTTAATAGGCATGACACCAACCATTTTACAATCTGGTAGGCATGACAAAGTTTTCTACAGCAGAATGTGGGGTTCTATTATTAACAATGGTTATTGGAGAGGAAAAATCTATGATAGAAGAAGAGATGGAGAGATTATTCCTATTTGGTTAAATATCACTGCAATAAAAGATAAAAATGGCAAGTTTAATAGATTTATTGCAGTTCATACAAATCTTAAAGAGATAATTGAAACTCAAGAAAAAGCAGACTTCCTAGCATATCATGATCCTTTAACAAACTTACCAAATAGAGCAAAACTAGAAGAAGACTTAGGATATTCTATTTCCCTTGCAAAGAGGAATAAATCAAATCTATTTGTTTTATTTATAGATTTAGATAGATTTAAAATCATTAATGACACTTTAGGACATCAAATTGGAGATGAATTATTAAAAGTATTGGCTAAAAGATTAAAAATGATTTTAAGAGGAACTGATTCAGTATTTAGAATGGGTGGAGATGAATTTATTGTAACTTTAGATTCAAGTCCTACTAAAAAAGCTGCTGGCTATGTTTGTGGAAGAATTTTAGAACTTATAACAGAACCTATTAAAGTAAAAGGACATATTTTAAATACAAGTGCAAGTATTGGTGTTTCAATGTTTCCTGATGATGGAGTTGATATCTCAACTTTAATTAAAAATGCTGATACTGCTATGTATCATGCAAAAGAAAAAGGGAAAAATAATTTCCAATACTATGATAAACAGTTATCTGTTGATGTTCATGAACAGTTAAAAATAGAACAAGCATTAAAAGGTGTTCTTCAACGAGAAGAACTTTATTTATGTTATCAGCCACAGTATTTATTAAATACAAAAGAGATTATCTCTTTTGAAGCCTTAGTTAGATGGGAACATCCAGAGTTAGGATGTATTCCTCCTGACAAGTTTATAACTATTGCAGAAGACACAGGTATGATTGTAGATATTGGTAAATATATCTTTAAAACGGCATGTAAAGATTTTGTATCATTTAAAAAAATTAACCCTAAACTTAAATATATGGCTATCAATATTTCAAGCGTTCAGTTCAAAGATAAAAACTTTGTTGATGATGTTTTAAAAATTGTTAAAATGTATAATTTAAAACCAAGTGAAGTTGAGCTAGAAGTTACTGAACGATATATGATGGAATTTACTAAAAATAATATGGATACTATGAATAACTTAAGAGACTTAGGCTTTAGATTTTCAATTGATGATTTTGGTACAGGCTATTCTTCTATGAGCTATCTTACGAAACTTCCTATTGATGTAATAAAAGTAGATAAAGCATTTATTGACGATACTCCAGAAGATAATGGGAATGTTCAAATTTCATCTGCAATTGTAGCTTTATCTAAAAGTTTAGGATATAGTGTTATTGCTGAAGGAATTGAGTATGAAAATCAAGAAAACTATTTAAAACAAATTGATTGTAATATGGGACAAGGATTCTTGTTTTCTAAGCCTTTAACTTTTAATAAAACAAAAGAACTTTTAGAAAAAAGTAATAATTAAGAAAAAATACAAACCTTATCTCTTCCTGTTTCTTTTGCTTTATATAAAGCCTTATCTGCATTTATATATAACTCTTTACTTTTCATATCTTCTTCTAAGAATGCAATTCCACATGAAATAGTTACAACAGATGCCGATTTACTTGTATTATGTTTTATATTTAGTTTTTTAATATTTTCTTTAAATTCATTAGCATAATTTAAAGCTTCATCCTTATTTTTAGGGAAAAGTAATACCGCAAACTCTTCTCCTCCTAGTCTAAAGGTATGAGAATCTAACTTATTAAAGTACTCTCTTAAACTATTTGATATCTTAAATAAAGTTTCATCTCCTTGTTGATGTCCATAAGTATCATTATAGTCTTTGAAATAGTCGATATCTAACATAAATAAAGAAAATAGTTTATTCTTTTGTTTTGCTATTTTTATACCATCTTCTATTTTTTTATTAAAATATCGTCTATTAAATAGTTTAGTTAATTCATCAGTTATTGAGATTTCTTCAATTCTTTTTTTATCTGTTATGTCATGCTTAATAGCTGTATATCCAATTTTCTTATTATTTTCATATATTGGTTGAATAATGATATCTACCCAATAGCTTTGACCATCCTTTTTTCTATTTTTTATTTCACCTTTATAAATATTATTCTTTTTAAGTTGTTGCCATATATTCTTATAAAAAGAGTCTTCAATCTCAGGGTCTCTAATAATACTATGGGTTTTTCCAATTAATTCTTCTTTTTTATACCCTGAAATATTACAAAAAGCTTGAGAGACTTCAATAATATTTCCTTCAATATCTGTAGTAGAACTGATTACATGTTCATTTATAATCTTATTATATCTTTCAATTTTTTCATAGTCATTATTTCTTTGTTCCAAAATCTTATTTAGATTACTTGCTAATGTTTTAAACTCTTTATATGCTAAATTATGTACATTTATCTTTTTTAATTCTTTTGTTGCAATACTAAATTCATTGATAAAATTCTTAATATGATTATTTATTAAAGATGAGGTCTTCTTTGTAATAAGATAAATAATTAAAATAATAAATATAATAAATAAAAATCCTACTTCTAATTGAAAAAATACACTATTTTTTAAAAATAGTTTTTTTTGTTCTATGATTTCATCTATCTCATCAATATAAGCGCCCGTTCCTATAATCCAACCCCATTTTTCAAATCTTTTTACAAAGGCAATTTTTTTATATTTTTCTTCTGAATCAAGCTTTCTAAATTTATAAGTAACAAAACCACCTTCTTTTTTAGAAGAGATATCAAGTTGTTCTTTTAATAATTCATAGTTTGGATGGTCAATTGCAGGAGATTGCTTTTCTCCATTAAAAATTAATGCTTTTTTATTAATTGTGTTAAGAAAAATGTAGCCATTTTCTTCATACCTGATTGAAGCAATATAATTTAATATTTCATCTTTTACAGTTTGTTCTATGTCATCTAAATATTCACCTATTCCAATATGCCAATTAAAAGGTTCAAAATTTCTAATATAAGATAGTTTTGGAAACTGCTTTGCATTTTTAATATCAGGCTTTATAAAATAGTTCTTAACAAAACCAGAACCATGTTTTAGTGCAATTATACTTTGTTTTCTAATTATATATTCACCAGTAGAATCATGCATATTCCAAACATTTTTGAAAGTATCTAAATAGGATTTTTTATTAAATAAAATAGCTCTTCCTGTATTGCTATTTATATAGTAGTAGCTTCTTTTATTTGAAAAACTATAGTTTTTCAAAATATTTACAATAAGTTTTTTTATTTCATCATCACTTTTTTTATCTTTATATTCTCTATAAATAAGCATTGCCGTGTTGTAAGCATTATCAACTTTTTGTTTTAGTTCAATTCTTAATTTTTCATTTGCTTCTTTTTCTTTAAACTCTATATAGTTGTAAACTTTTTCAACTTCTTTTTCTAAATGATTTTTCTTTTGCTTTAAATAAGTTTTTTTTATTTCATTACTCTCTTGTAGAAAGTTATTATATTGAAAAAGAATAGTTACAAGAAGAACAAAGATAACAGAAATAACAGATACAAAAAATATGGACTTTGAAATAAAATTAGAAATTTTCATAAGAAATTATATCTTACTTAAATAATAAATGCAATTTTGTTAATACTAGGTTAATAATAAATTTAAAAGTGGTTAAAAAGGCAATGTCATAATTTTATAAATAAAAAGGAGTTATTATGAAAAAAAGTCTACTTATATCAATGGCATTGGCTACAGTTTTAGCAACAGGAGTTTATGCAAAAGGCAATATGAATAGCAGTGGTTGTGATTATCAAAAATCACAAAAAATGATGAAGAAATCTCATCATAGAGGATTTATGTCTTTTGTTTATAACTTAGATTTAGATGATAAACAAAAACAGGAAATTCAAACTATTAGAAAACAGATGATGGAAAAAAGATTTTCTAAAAATGAGAGTGCATTTACATCAACAGATTTTGATAAAGAAAAATATATTCAGATAATGAAACAAAAAAGACAGAATATGATAGAATCAAAAGCTGAAATGATTGATAAGGTTTATAAGGTTTTAAATAAAGACCAAAAACAACAATTAAAACAGATGATGGATAAACGAAAAGAAAGATTCTCTTCTATGATGAAAAAAAGGATGAACTTTGATAAAAATTGCAATGGTAGAGGATGATTTAGAATTAGCTGATGTTCTAACTCAATATTTAAAGCAATATAACATTGAAGTTACAAACTACGAGGAGCCTTTTTTGGCTCTAAGTAGTTTAAAAATGCAAAAGTATGATTTACTAATTTTAGATTTAACCCTTCCAGGAATGGATGGACTAGATGTGTGCAAAGAAGTTGTAAAAAACTTTGATATTCCAATTATTATTTCAAGTGCAAGAAGTGATATTACAGATAAAGTTACAGCTTTGCAACTTGGAGCTGATGACTACCTTCCAAAGCCTTATGATCCAAGAGAATTAGAAGTTCGAATAAAAACTATCCTAAGAAGATTTAATCATAAAATAATAGAAGAAAAAAATGATATTAAAAGAGTTTTTGAGTTAAATTGTGATAAAAAAGAGATTACAAAAAATGGTAAGTTTGTTAAGCTAACAGCCGCTGAATATGAAGTTTTATCTCTTATGTTAAAAAGAGAAGGTTTTATAATAAGTAGAGAAGATATTTTTGATAACTCAAATCTACTTAATTCAGATTATGAAAATTCTGGCTCTTTAGCTGTTATAATAAATAGGATAAGACAAAAAATTGAAGATAATCCAAAAGAACCAAAATATCTTCACACAATAAGAGGAATGGGGTATAAATTTACAAATGAATAGACAATCTTTATTTTTTACAATTACTGTTACGTTTATTATTTCACTTGTTTTAGTTGTAGTTAGTTTTATAATTATAATGATAGGAAATCAAAAGAGGTTAGAGCATCATCTTTTTGAAAGGTATCAGCCTTTAACAAAAATGATTTATAAACAACATTATAAGTTTGGAAAATTAAATGAGGAGTTTAAAAAGAGTTTAGAACCTTTTAATTATGACTTGTTTTTAAAGAAAAACAGAATTGATTCTATAACTTATAATCCAAATACAAAAGTACTTGCTGAAAGAAGATTTAGAGGTATTATTATGAGAGTACTTCAATTAAAAGATAGACAATTTTTATATTTAAATAGAAAAGGAAAAACCTTTTTAGTAGAAGATAAAAATGAATTTACTCAAAATAGTTCTATTTATATAATTTCAGTATTTGCAATTATTTTAATTACTCTGATTCTTTCATTTTTAGTGACACTAAGAAAGTTAATGCCATTAAAAATACTAAAAGATAAAGTTGGCACTTTAGGTGATGAAAATTTTGATTTTGAGTGTTGCGATACTGATAAAAAAGATGAAGTTTCATTACTTGCTTTAGAGTTTAAAAGAAGTGCCAAAAAACTAAAAGAGTTAAAAGAAGCTAGAAATATATTTATTAGAAATATGATGCACGAACTAAAAACTCCTATTACAAAAGGGAAGTTTTTAGCAGAGATTGAAAGAAATAAAGAAAATGATGAAAAATTAAAAGAAGTATTTAATAGACTTGAGCTTTTAATTAATGAATTTGCTTCTATAGAAGAGTTAATATCTTCTAAAAATGTAGATAAAAAAATATATTTCTTAAATGATGTTTTAGATAATGCAAAAGATATTTTAATGTTAGAAGATAAAGATATTGAAGAAAAACACGATAACTTAAAGCTTGAAGTAAACTTTAAACTATTTTCAATCGCATTAAAAAATCTAATTGACAATGCAATAAAATACTCAAATGATAAAAAAGTATTAGTAAAAACTGAAGGTGAAAATATTATCTTTGAAAATGGTGGCAAGCCTTTAGAATTTGATTTAGAAAACTATTATGAACCTTTCTTTGCAAATGAAAAAAGTGCTAATAATTCATTTGGTTTAGGACTTTATATTGTTCACAATATTTTGAAAGCAAATAATTATAGTTTAGAGTATAAATATGAAGATGAGAAAAATATTTTTATTTGTAAAAAGGAAAAGAAATAGAATACGATATTGTAGTAATTGGAGCAGGTGCAAGTGGTTTGATGTTTGCATCACAAGTTAAAAATAAAAAGATTGCAATAATAGAATCAAACCCTAAAATTGGACAAAAAATAAAAATAAGTGGTGGAGCAAAGTGCAATATCACAAATGAAAATGTAAGTTTTAAAAACTATTTAGGAGATAAAGAGTTTGTAAAAAATAGTTTAGACTTTTTCTCAAATAAAGATTTATTAAACTTTTTAAATAAAAATGGTGTTTACCCTAAAGTAAATCCTAAAATAGTAAAAGGAACTTATTTTTGTAACTCTTCTTCTGATGTTATAGACATGTTTACAAAACTAACTTCTCATACAAAAAAGTTTTTAAATACAAAAGTTTTAGATGTAAGGTATGATAAAGAGTTTTTAATAAATACTTCTAAGGGGGTATTCAAAGCAAAAAATTTAGTAGTTGCTAGTGGAGGTTTATCTTATGCAAGTGTTGGAGCTTCTCCAATTGCTTATGACATAGCAAAAGAGTTTGGACATGAAATAATACCTACAAAACCAGCATTGGTTGGTTTTACAGTTCAAAAAGAGCAGTTTTGGTTTAAAAAACTTAGTGGTATTTCTTGTGAAGTAGATATAAAAGTAGATGAAAAAAAGTTTAATGGAAAACTTCTTTTTGCTCACAAAGGCTGTTCTGGACCTGCTGTGTTAAATGCTTCTTTATATTGGCAAAAAGGAAAGATAACTATTGATTTTATGCCTAAAAAGAAATTAGAACCTTTACTTAAAGGAAATAAAAATATCTCTACGGCTTTACCTTTACCAAAAAGATTTATGCAAGAATTTTTAGACTCAATTGAATTAGAAGATAAACCAGTTAGTAAACTCTCAAATGAAGAGAAAGATAAATTAAAAACCATAAAAAATTATGAATTTTCACCTGCTGGAACTTTTGGATATACAAAAGCAGAAGTTACAAGTGGTGGAATAGATACAGAGTTTATAGATAAAGATAGTTTTGAAAGTAAACATCAAAAAAATTTATATTTCTTAGGTGAATGTTTAGAGCCAACTGGAGAATTAGGTGGATACAATTTTCAACTATATTTTTCTCAAGCTTACCTTTGTGCAAGTAGTTTCAATTAAAAAGAAACAATTTCTTTGATTATAAAGTGACAATGAGATATAATCTTAACTTAATTTTAAAAAAATATTAAGGCATGAAAATGTTTTTTTCTAAATCAAAGAAAAACAATGAAGAAGTAGAAAACTTAAAAAATGAGCTTGCATTATTAAAAGAAGAGATATCTTTAAAAGATAAGAAAATTAATAATTTAGAGAATAGACTCCAATTAATCTCAAGTGATGAAGAAAAAGTTGAAAAACTAGAAAAAGAGAATGTGTTTTTTAAAAGACTTGCCCAAATCTCACAAGAAGAAGGCTTAGTTGCATTTAATACAAATGATGAAGTTTTATTTATAAACAAAAGAGCAAAATCTCATAAACTTGACACTCAAGCTTTATTAAAAGCAATCAAAAGTGGAAGTGACACTGTTGTTTTAAACGATTGTGAAGCTTCAATTTTATTAGAAAAATATGATGATAAGATAATTGCTTCATTAAAACAAACATCTATTCATGATAATAAAGAAGGTGGTTTATTACAAAGACATAATATAAATATGACCAATTCTTTAACTTCAACGCAAAATGCATATTTAGACCTGTTAGAGGAACTTCAAAGTATGATGAAAGAGTCTAAAGAAACAGCAGAAGGTTCAACAAAAGGTTTAAACCTAACAAATGATATTGTAAGTGATACTGAAAATTTACATAATGAAATAGAGATAGAACATGAAGTTGTAAACTCATTGGTTTCAAAAAGTAAAGATATTTCAAATGTTATTACAATAATTCAAGAAATTGCTTTTCAAACAAATATTTTATCATTAAATGCAGCAGTAGAAGCAGCAACAGCTGGGGAAGCAGGAAAAGGCTTTGCAGTTGTAGCACAAGAAGTGAGAAACTTAGCAAATAGATCTGCCCAAGCAGCTTCTAAAATCAAAGATGTAGTAGATTCTATTCAAGAAGAAACACACAAAATAAAAAATAGTTCTGATGTTGTTTCTAAAGTAGTTGGGGAAACTAAAAGTAGAATAGAGGTTTTAAGTGAGCTAATGAATGGCTTCCAAAGAAACTCAAGTAGGTCTGTTTATGAAGTAGAAAGTGTTTCTAATAAAATCTTTATTAACTTAGCAAAACTAGATCATGTAATTTATAAAAACAATTTATATCAATTAATTTTTGGTGCAGAACATAACTTTAAAGCAGTTGATCATCATAATTGTAGATTAGGTAAATGGTATGATTCAGGACTAGGAAAAGAAGAGTTTAGTTTTGTTCCTTCGTATAGACATCTAGAGCATTGCCATTCAATTGTACATAAAGAAGCAAATGAATTAGCAAAAGAGTGTTCAGGACATGAAATTTCTTGTTCTAAAGAATTAATTGAACAAAAAATTTC includes these proteins:
- the feoB gene encoding ferrous iron transport protein B, which encodes MQKLIKIALVGQPNVGKSMLINSISNSRLKVGNFSGVTVEKTVVEFEYENYLLQITDLPGSYSLSDYTLEEKVTKNYLQDSDYDIILNVIDSTNLERNLYLTTELLELDKKMVIALNMSDEAKKENISINEEQLSKILGKPCIKTSAKNKQGVDELIKTLIKKYETKKFDSKLIFSDVIEEEISNICTLLKEKKYTSKIPYRELAIKLLKEDKKTFIKFHNDPIWIELQPLVNSSFEHLYIHFRTKNVKDIFDDEKFAFAKGAIKETVELNEKIEDKSLSDKIDNILINKFVGLPIFLTLMWMLFQLTFEVGNIPMDIIDSFFASLIDSTKNALGDNQISSVIADGAIAGVGSVILFLPNIVILFFGIALLETTGYMSRVAFLLDGFFHKFGLHGKSFIPLVTGFGCSVPAYMAARTLKNEKDRLLTLFIIGFMSCGARLPIYVLFTGAFFSKENAGNILFLIYISGAILGLLAAKVLTITAFKNEDEPFVMEMPKYRMPSFKLIWHTVSNQALMYLKKAGTFILAASILIWFASNYPKQIEYEKVITTKIEQASNIKEVEALENELALYNLENSFLGKVGKFSQPLFEPLGFDWRMTVALETGLAAKEIVVSTLGILYGLGEENTEESDTLINKVKTNIPFVSAVSFIVFVMIYLPCLAASMVFAKEAGGWKYLVYLFIFTTLTAWVLSFIAYNVAKVIVS
- a CDS encoding FeoA family protein, coding for MYLNELAKNECGKIISISCTDKLKARLNSFGITRNSEVLVIEQTLSKNTIEIKVNNTKIALRNSEAKYIEVEKKTCKN
- a CDS encoding Fur family transcriptional regulator — encoded protein: MADSNEVIDELKKIVKQKGLKYTEQREIVLNVLLHAEEHLTAEEIYNLIKTTNPDSNIGIATVYRALSFLEEVNLIASINFGVDGKKYESNKKEHHDHLICTSCGKIIEFLDDEIEKRQDRIAKKNKFKITSHSMQLYGTCPQCQESK
- a CDS encoding flavodoxin, giving the protein MRNIAIFYASSTGNTKEVAKQISKSLDGIKEYDLKVTGCEYMQDYENIILGISTWEAGKMQEDWEKVWEEFSHIDFKNKKVAIFGLGNQKKYKNNFLDAMGKIYFQLVKANAQVIGFTPTRGYEFEKSEAVIENCFVGLAVDIENDDNYLEKIEDWAKVLKNEFK
- a CDS encoding cytochrome-c peroxidase, encoding MKKILLFNLFTLLLLASSIEPIPTNIEFDYNKAILGKKLFFDTKLSKNNSISCATCHDLNNGGDDGLKFSVGINGQVGNINAPTVLNSVFNFRQFWDGRAKDLAEQAKGPIENPIEMGHEFSELIKVLKENSFYKKSFKSIYKEGITKDNIANAIAEFEKTLITPNASFDKYLKGDENAITSFEKEGFDLFKDKGCISCHNGINIGGNLYSKFGMIIDIDSKNLGKYNVTKNELDKYYFKVPSLRNISSTAPYFHDGRFSDLKEVVKTMALVQLGRPVTDLEIEKIVAFLKTLNGELKIIE
- a CDS encoding bifunctional diguanylate cyclase/phosphodiesterase codes for the protein MKKLFKTFEMKLVFFTFFILCLFVYLYHIENSIKNYRIYKKGMNDLKFINLYLDNFLEKQDKFVNFDKIVKNTKEFNQIIDDILSSEIKTEFSSIVYFELAEAQTIFAEKLEYIERYKSLQASNLNSIYFIYDLNQHFNKSKISNENKVLINQTLFILMQSFINLNDNKELLSKNLKFINKLAEKEKDKRLELLYIHTKKTIEKIEKINIIKKRVNELNLSKKLEKVDAFLVDSYNKKIKIQLFIASLFFLFLIFMIIVIYFEHKITRKIKNELLAFKYAVENSDNSIILTDPNQNIIYVNENFELNSGYTKEEVLGLNPRFLSSGSKSGTYKQLKEKLQKGEKWEGEFINKRKNGSIFYEKASIVPIFLNNKLVNYLAIKLDITKYVKQKEKLELSSIAFDNVQEGILICDGDKKIITVNSAFENISGYDKSELIGMTPTILQSGRHDKVFYSRMWGSIINNGYWRGKIYDRRRDGEIIPIWLNITAIKDKNGKFNRFIAVHTNLKEIIETQEKADFLAYHDPLTNLPNRAKLEEDLGYSISLAKRNKSNLFVLFIDLDRFKIINDTLGHQIGDELLKVLAKRLKMILRGTDSVFRMGGDEFIVTLDSSPTKKAAGYVCGRILELITEPIKVKGHILNTSASIGVSMFPDDGVDISTLIKNADTAMYHAKEKGKNNFQYYDKQLSVDVHEQLKIEQALKGVLQREELYLCYQPQYLLNTKEIISFEALVRWEHPELGCIPPDKFITIAEDTGMIVDIGKYIFKTACKDFVSFKKINPKLKYMAINISSVQFKDKNFVDDVLKIVKMYNLKPSEVELEVTERYMMEFTKNNMDTMNNLRDLGFRFSIDDFGTGYSSMSYLTKLPIDVIKVDKAFIDDTPEDNGNVQISSAIVALSKSLGYSVIAEGIEYENQENYLKQIDCNMGQGFLFSKPLTFNKTKELLEKSNN